The Pseudalkalibacillus hwajinpoensis DNA window AAGCAAACAAACACTGCACCTCACCTTCCATAAGGAGTCAGGTGGGGCCTCAACACTCACACTGCCAACTACAAATCTAGCTAACAATCCAACCTTTATGGAAATTCTACAGAGCAATCGATTGATTTCAATGTATACAGAAGAAGCAACTCTAGAGGATATTTTCATTGAAGTAACTGGGAGGAAACTGGCATGAGGATGATGACCCAGATAAGGACAGATATTTCATTTCAAATCAAACATGGTTTCTATCTTGCCTATCTCGTTGTATCCGTTTTTTACATTACCTTCCTTGCTTTTATTCCTCCATCATGGAAAGAAACGGCAGCTGTTCTGCTTATTTTCTCTGATTGTTCTTTTCTCGGATCCTTTTTCGTTGGGGGCATCATCCTCTTGGAAAGGGATCAAGGTATGATTCAACAGCTACTCATCAGTCCACTAAGAATTTCTGAATATATTTTAGGCAAGGCTCTGTCTCTTTCCTGTCTAGCTACTGTGGCAAGTTCAGTCATATTGCTTGCTAGTTTTGGTCTTTCGCTTCACTACACACCTATTCTAGTCGCAGTGTTCATTTGCTCCTTATTTGCTACGTTTCTAGGCATGATGGTGGCGATCAGAGTCAAATCGCTCAATCAGTACTTGCTCGTTACACCTTTATTCGTACCCATCTTTTTTTTACCAATGGCAAACTACTTTTCCCTCCCAGCTCCAACGTTGCTCAAGTGGACGCCGGGATATAACACTCTTCAAATGATCACAGATGGTTTTCATCCTATTCCTCATCTATCACTTCCGATTTTTATTTTAATTAGCTGGGTCATTCTTTTCTTCTTTATAACCAAGCGTCAATATGAACGTATTTTTTTTAAGAATGGTGGTGAATAAGATGGCGCGCATACTTTCTCTATTGTTCTATGATTTGAAAGCAATTTGGAAAGACCTGATGACGATGATTTCCATTTTTGCCCCTATCTTGATGGCACTGTTCTTTCGTTTTGCAACTCCTATTTTAGATGAAGCATTCTTTAAAGGAACAACCTTTCCTCCTTCGGATCAAAATCTGGTTATCGGTTTGCTTCTGCTGCTCACGACACCGGTGATGCTTGGCATGATGAGCGGATTTATCCTTCTTGACGAAAAAGACGAAGGAATCGCCATGTCGATTGCGGTTACTCCCTTTCAATTAAAAGGCTATTTGTTCTATCGCCTGTATCTCCCCATGATCATTAGTCTGTTGTTAGCTTTTCCGGTACTCACCATCGGAGGGTTCACCGAAATTATGACATTACGACTACTTCCCTTTTTGCTGTTAATTATCGTAGAAACACCAATCATCGCTCTCCTTATGGCGAGCACAGCAGAAAATAAGGTAGAAGGTTTAGCTATCGCAAAGGTAATCAGTATCATTCTTGCCATTCCAATCGCGATTTACTTCATTGATCATCCTGCACTGATGCTTGCTGGAATTTTGCCTCCATACTGGCCGATCAAAGGATATCTGCTTACAATGAACGGCTGGCATCTATCCGGGTTCCTTTTTCTTATCATTGGGATTCTTTATCATCTACTATTGTTTTATTATTTAATGAAACGATACGAGCGACGATAGAAAGTCTGTTCCAAATAGGCTTTCTATCGTTCATTTTGCTTCCTCACATGCATCTTCAATATCCCCGTCGGCCCCTTTCTGGTTCAGCTGGATCATTTGCTCAGCCATCACTTCTGGAGGAGTGCTTTACGCTGCTTTTTAATTACTTCTCAATTTTATCTCCTTGTTTCTCCCATGCTGCAAAACCACCGCTATAATTCAAGATATCCTTAAATCCAAGTGATTGTAGCAAGCTCGTTCCGATCGCTGAACGTGTACCAGATTGGCAGTGAACAACAACCGTTTTATCTTCTGGAATGTCCTTCGCCTGATCTTCCAAATAGCCAAGCATATGATGATTGGCATCAGGAATATGTCCTTCGCTCCACTCATTTTCTTTTCGGATATCCACAACATAAACATCTTCTTTTTTGTAAACATCCTTTAATTCTTCTGTGGAAATAAAGGAATAGCCTTCAAGATCATCCCACTGCGAAAGTAGTTCTGAGCTAGCGTACGCTCTAATATGGTCGATGCCAATGGAATGTAAAGCCCTCACGATGTTTTCTTTTTGATCATCTTCCGCAATGAGCAGCAAATCGTGATCATAGTTAAGCACCCAGCCTGACCAGTTTGTGAAAGCTTTATTAAATGGAAGATTGATCGCTCCTTCAATGTGACCGTCTGCGAAATCCTGCGCTGGACGTGTATCAACGATCGTTGTGTTAGCGTTCGATGCAACCATACGAAATTCATCAACATTTGAGATCTTCGCAAGTTCTTTACCTGTTAATACATTCGGTCCTTCTTTATTCACTTTTTTCATGACTGCAAAATAGGTTGGCGCTTCTGGCTGCTCGTTCAATAGCTCTTTTACAAACGTTCCTTCGTTTTCTTCTTTCAATGCCCAGTTATTCCGCAGTTCATAGCCCACTGTCGATTGTGGAACAGCTCCTAATGACTTCCCGCAGGCACTCCCTGCACCGTGACCTGGCCAAACCGTTAAGAATTCTGGTAGTTCTTTAAACTTTTGAAGTGACTTGAAGATGTCCTTAGCTCCAGTTTCAGCTGTTCCTACAGCGCCAGCTGCTTTTTCAAGCAAATC harbors:
- a CDS encoding rhodanese-like domain-containing protein, with the protein product MYIRAFFDEKLAQYSYMIGCQRTGEALMIDPARDVAPYLETAKTEGFHLAAAAETHIHADFVSGARQLAEKHDVKLYLSDEGDQDWKYGYLEGLNVDLVTDGSIINVGNVELRVMRTPGHTPESISFELTDRGGGSEVPMGIFTGDFVFVGDIGRPDLLEKAAGAVGTAETGAKDIFKSLQKFKELPEFLTVWPGHGAGSACGKSLGAVPQSTVGYELRNNWALKEENEGTFVKELLNEQPEAPTYFAVMKKVNKEGPNVLTGKELAKISNVDEFRMVASNANTTIVDTRPAQDFADGHIEGAINLPFNKAFTNWSGWVLNYDHDLLLIAEDDQKENIVRALHSIGIDHIRAYASSELLSQWDDLEGYSFISTEELKDVYKKEDVYVVDIRKENEWSEGHIPDANHHMLGYLEDQAKDIPEDKTVVVHCQSGTRSAIGTSLLQSLGFKDILNYSGGFAAWEKQGDKIEK